The following coding sequences are from one Desulfosporosinus orientis DSM 765 window:
- a CDS encoding toprim domain-containing protein — protein MRVIIVEGKTDKQRLEQILDEPAEIVCTYGTLGSEKMEELIANYSEDEVCVLLDADDAGDKARRLFKQEFPNVRHLYTHRMYREVATTPLPVLSKILEGAYFAVKLPDEESPEGLLF, from the coding sequence GGCAAAACGGATAAACAGCGTTTGGAGCAGATACTGGATGAGCCGGCAGAGATTGTATGTACTTATGGAACTTTGGGATCGGAGAAGATGGAAGAACTGATAGCCAACTATAGTGAGGACGAGGTTTGTGTTTTGCTGGATGCCGATGACGCAGGGGATAAGGCCAGGCGTTTGTTTAAACAGGAATTTCCTAACGTTCGTCATCTCTATACTCACAGAATGTACCGGGAAGTGGCCACAACCCCTTTGCCTGTTTTGTCAAAAATTTTAGAGGGAGCCTACTTTGCTGTAAAACTGCCGGATGAGGAGAGCCCGGAAGGATTATTATTCTGA
- a CDS encoding C-GCAxxG-C-C family protein produces the protein MEDLALEARNRAGNKFKSGLNCSESILHTYNELLKHPLSPEALKVATGFGGGLGHAGCVCGALNASVMVLGLFRGRNDPGHDRKPAYDLAHEFHDRFSNEYGATCCRVLNQHEFDSPEHLRRCLKLTGGTAKLLMEFIKEKNLLDESFSVSETA, from the coding sequence TTGGAGGACCTGGCGTTGGAAGCTCGCAATCGTGCAGGCAATAAATTCAAGAGCGGCTTAAATTGTTCGGAATCCATACTGCACACTTATAACGAACTGCTAAAGCATCCTTTGAGCCCGGAAGCCTTGAAAGTTGCCACGGGTTTTGGAGGGGGACTGGGTCATGCCGGCTGTGTGTGCGGTGCACTGAATGCTTCGGTGATGGTTTTGGGACTTTTCCGGGGACGCAATGACCCTGGACATGACCGGAAACCTGCTTATGATCTCGCTCATGAATTTCATGACCGCTTTAGCAACGAGTACGGAGCCACTTGCTGCAGGGTTTTAAATCAGCATGAATTCGACTCACCTGAGCATTTGCGGCGATGTCTTAAACTTACGGGAGGTACGGCTAAATTACTCATGGAATTCATTAAAGAGAAAAATCTCCTCGACGAATCTTTTTCGGTTTCAGAAACGGCCTAA
- a CDS encoding sulfite exporter TauE/SafE family protein, giving the protein MELLYTFPVVIGLGALHSLEPGHGKGVISAYLISSGAKIKEAVMIGLISALAHTLSITLLAVSASTAVNVLVPEKLTHWLQLFSGIVVIYIGFNIITQRFFDYCEGKIIHDHTVHAQSCHDHCSHHHGHHLTDRGAGPASRLNLFLTGFFTGILPCPSALAILLTAVSTDQIPLGLGLVAAFSLGGAITMVTIALFVVRASHKIQKLERWQVVNRLALMSSCLIIFLGGAVIFQSLSQLGVAAF; this is encoded by the coding sequence TTGGAATTACTGTATACATTTCCTGTCGTTATCGGTTTAGGAGCACTGCACTCTTTAGAACCGGGGCATGGCAAAGGCGTTATTTCAGCTTATTTAATTTCGTCAGGTGCTAAAATCAAAGAAGCAGTGATGATAGGCTTAATTTCGGCACTAGCCCATACTCTCTCTATTACATTGCTGGCTGTTTCGGCGTCAACTGCCGTTAATGTTTTAGTACCGGAAAAACTGACTCATTGGCTTCAGCTATTTTCAGGGATTGTGGTTATCTATATTGGCTTCAACATTATTACCCAGCGATTTTTTGATTATTGCGAAGGGAAAATAATCCATGATCATACTGTGCACGCTCAGAGCTGTCATGATCACTGCAGCCATCATCACGGTCATCACCTGACGGATCGAGGAGCTGGCCCTGCTTCACGCTTAAATCTTTTCCTGACCGGTTTTTTTACAGGGATTCTTCCTTGCCCAAGTGCCCTGGCGATACTCCTGACGGCAGTCTCAACTGATCAAATCCCCTTGGGCTTGGGGCTGGTGGCGGCCTTTTCCCTTGGTGGTGCTATCACAATGGTAACCATTGCATTATTTGTAGTCAGAGCCAGTCATAAGATACAAAAATTGGAGCGCTGGCAGGTGGTAAACCGATTGGCCTTGATGTCATCCTGTTTGATCATATTTTTGGGCGGAGCCGTTATTTTTCAATCCTTAAGTCAGTTAGGGGTAGCTGCCTTCTAA